From Pedobacter aquae:
TTACAAGCGACAAAACAAAGCCTATGGGACTTTGGCAACGAGCAGAATATAAAAACAACAATTTTTCGCCTTTTGGACTTTGCCTAGTAAACGCTGAAAACACTGAAGCAATTTTCAATAATGCTTTCAAATATCAACCTGATTATTTTCCACAAGGAATGGAAATTGATATCATAAAAAATGAAGACCAGACAGATTTACCATGGACATTTAGATTGCCGTTTAAAGGTCAAAAGAAAACCGAAAACGAGCCTTTAAGACATAAAAATGATATTTCTGTTTTAACAAATGCGATTTTTGAGTGCGAATCAATTTCTCAAAATACGTTTTTAGAGCATTTAAAAAATCAAAATCAAATTCAATTTATTGAGTCTTCAAGACATTGGCTGAACTTGATTTTCGACAATGGTAAACAAAGGAAAAAACGAGATTTTGAGAAACTTAAATTGACAATAGAATACTAATAATAAAATAGTAATAATAAAAAACTATGCATAAGAGCTTACATTAGCGTAAGATTAAAAAAAGAAATTGAAGCAAAGACAAATTATCGCTAATGTTCAACGGAAGAAAACTCATCATTGCTACCAAGCATCATAAAGAAAAGATTATTGCGCCTCTTCTGGAGAAAGCATTGGGGCTTACTTGTTTTGTAGATGAAACTTTTGATACCGATACCTTAGGAACATTCACGGGCGAGGTAGAGCGAACTTTAGACCCCATAGCAACAGCTCGGGAGAAATGCTTACAAGCCATGCATAAAAATAATTGCGATTTAGGCTTGGCTAGTGAAGGTTCTTTTGGTCCGCATCCATCGCTATTTTTTGTTCAAGCCGATGATGAATTTCTGATTTTTATAGACCTTAAACATGGTATAGAAATTATTGCTAGGGAGTTAAGCACTGCAACCAATTTTAATGCGAAAAGCATTGCTAATGAGGAAGAACTTCTAGCATTTGCGGCAGAAATTGGCTTTCCCGAGCATGCATTAATCCTGAGGCCATCAAAAGATAATTTTACAGCTATTCATAAAGGCATTAACGATGCTGAAACATTAAAGAAAGTATTCCATCAACTCAACAAGGAATACCAAAGTGTTTATGCCGAGACCGATATGAGGGCCATGCACAATCCCACCCGAATGGGGGTGATAGAAAAAGCTACCTATAAACTGCTAGAAAAAATACAATCGCAATGCCCACAATGCCAAATGCCGGGTTTTGCGGTAACAGCGGTCAAGCCTGGGCTAAAATGTAATTTATGCGGTTTGCCAACCAAATCAACGCTGAGTTATGTTTACAGCTGCCAGCATTGCCATTTCAGCAAAGAAGAAATGTATCCTAACCAAAAGCAAACAGAAGACCCTACTTATTGCGATTATTGTAATCCTTAGGCATGAAGCAAAAGCTTCGTAATCAATAACGTATCAATCTTTTATAAAATTGATGATATCTTTTCTTCGGTATTCGGGTGTTACTTTTAAGTGTTTTAGTTTACCGTTTTC
This genomic window contains:
- a CDS encoding VOC family protein, with product MNIDHIFIFTDDNGKVADELVDFGLTEGSNRIHIGQGTANRKFYFENFFLEILWVHNINELTSDKTKPMGLWQRAEYKNNNFSPFGLCLVNAENTEAIFNNAFKYQPDYFPQGMEIDIIKNEDQTDLPWTFRLPFKGQKKTENEPLRHKNDISVLTNAIFECESISQNTFLEHLKNQNQIQFIESSRHWLNLIFDNGKQRKKRDFEKLKLTIEY
- a CDS encoding DUF6671 family protein translates to MFNGRKLIIATKHHKEKIIAPLLEKALGLTCFVDETFDTDTLGTFTGEVERTLDPIATAREKCLQAMHKNNCDLGLASEGSFGPHPSLFFVQADDEFLIFIDLKHGIEIIARELSTATNFNAKSIANEEELLAFAAEIGFPEHALILRPSKDNFTAIHKGINDAETLKKVFHQLNKEYQSVYAETDMRAMHNPTRMGVIEKATYKLLEKIQSQCPQCQMPGFAVTAVKPGLKCNLCGLPTKSTLSYVYSCQHCHFSKEEMYPNQKQTEDPTYCDYCNP